A stretch of Mucilaginibacter terrae DNA encodes these proteins:
- a CDS encoding glycerophosphodiester phosphodiesterase family protein, with protein MTTKIFLSALLLLTAIGASAQNKVMVAAHRGDWRNAPENSLLAFKNATAMGVDVVELDLAKTSDGVIVIMHDQTIDRTTNGKGKPSDFTFDEIRKFGLRNGLGRVTNNHIPTLKEVMLELKGKPVMVNLDKSWPYYNEAYAILQETGTLTQAIFKAEVTYAELKDKYPALISKITYMPIVNLDKPDAKQIITNYLKNMKPYAFELNFKQDTSSVLKDNKFITSKGAKVWLNSLWASLNAGHEDDLAVEQGNTKDSWDWLIAHGAMVLQTDRPKELLQYLKAKKLHN; from the coding sequence ATGACAACAAAGATATTTTTAAGTGCGCTCTTATTATTGACCGCCATCGGCGCATCGGCCCAAAACAAAGTAATGGTTGCCGCCCACCGTGGCGATTGGCGCAACGCCCCCGAAAACTCCCTGTTGGCCTTTAAAAATGCCACAGCAATGGGTGTTGACGTAGTTGAGCTTGATTTAGCTAAAACCAGCGATGGGGTAATTGTTATTATGCACGACCAAACCATCGACCGTACCACCAACGGCAAGGGCAAACCATCTGACTTTACCTTCGACGAGATACGCAAGTTTGGTTTGCGCAACGGTTTAGGCCGCGTTACCAACAACCATATCCCAACCCTTAAAGAGGTAATGCTCGAGCTTAAAGGCAAGCCCGTAATGGTAAACCTCGACAAAAGCTGGCCGTACTATAATGAAGCTTATGCCATATTGCAGGAAACAGGCACTTTAACTCAGGCTATTTTTAAAGCCGAGGTTACTTACGCTGAACTGAAAGATAAATACCCGGCTTTAATAAGCAAAATAACTTACATGCCAATAGTTAACCTTGATAAGCCTGATGCCAAACAAATTATTACTAATTACCTGAAAAACATGAAGCCTTATGCCTTTGAACTTAACTTTAAACAAGACACCTCATCGGTTTTAAAAGACAATAAATTTATAACCAGCAAAGGGGCAAAAGTTTGGCTCAATTCGTTATGGGCATCATTAAATGCCGGACATGAAGATGATTTGGCCGTAGAACAAGGCAATACTAAAGACAGCTGGGACTGGCTGATAGCCCACGGCGCAATGGTATTACAAACCGACAGACCCAAAGAGCTGCTGCAGTATTTAAAAGCAAAAAAGCTGCATAACTAA
- a CDS encoding glycoside hydrolase domain-containing protein, translated as MRKLTTILLLMFAAGASAQNTQQVNVFLGSSGDHGQMSPAASSPFGMMSIGPQTYPKLHMGYEHKAKTFLGFTHNRFEGVGCQGSGGNILIKPFMGDDDAKTSTLTKQTENAGPGFYQVAFTNKIKVDIAVNGNNGAEEYTFPQNSKKGFYIDLSHTLANKFVAEEHETGPNGISGWVDSKTTCNVGTYRVYYALKFNTPVQFNEINKHRLTAGLNNSVNNVQLNVAFSSVDLAHAKAALNNNGFSITKTNTEAAWNNLFGRIKVKGDAGREKLFYSLLYRTMQSPYLVSEKDGSYRATDGSLQKTKGEIYNGWAIWDNYRTQLPLLAMLFPDKYKHMVTSIANMYKYGKKDYATQHEPSNTVRTEHAIVVLLDAYRKGFDVDFKGITDSLIADVDRLDFTHPDKALESSYDVWALSQILKITGKTELSVKYQQKALQYKEYWNKDFKDLTKPDVDKVSARAMYQGTIWQYRWLVPFDSKGLIELMGGEEGYLKELNTFFDNDYYTHANEPDIQAPLMYNFTSQPWKSQNLVQKYAVDTVVQYYFNDNSRGIDPFVDVIYQNKPDTYQRTMDDDAGAMSGWYVFAATGVFPACSGWPVYYLSVPLFNEVQLNGAGKAFTIKVENFGAKNRYIQSATLNGKPLNRNWLTHDEIMKGGTLIITASAQPNKSFGTQNQWVSSVDMQ; from the coding sequence ATGAGAAAACTTACTACCATCCTGCTGCTTATGTTTGCTGCAGGCGCCTCGGCTCAAAACACCCAACAGGTTAACGTGTTCCTCGGCTCCTCAGGCGATCATGGCCAAATGTCTCCCGCCGCTTCATCACCGTTTGGCATGATGAGCATTGGGCCGCAAACCTATCCAAAACTGCACATGGGTTATGAACACAAAGCCAAAACGTTTTTGGGCTTTACCCATAACCGCTTTGAGGGCGTGGGCTGCCAGGGTAGCGGCGGCAACATCTTAATCAAACCTTTTATGGGCGATGATGATGCCAAAACAAGCACGTTAACCAAGCAAACCGAAAATGCCGGTCCGGGTTTTTACCAGGTGGCATTTACCAATAAAATTAAGGTAGATATAGCGGTAAACGGCAACAACGGGGCAGAAGAGTACACCTTTCCGCAAAACAGTAAAAAAGGTTTTTATATTGATTTGAGCCACACGCTGGCCAACAAATTTGTAGCCGAAGAGCACGAAACCGGACCCAACGGCATCAGCGGTTGGGTTGACTCGAAAACTACCTGTAACGTGGGTACTTACCGCGTTTACTATGCGCTAAAATTCAATACGCCGGTGCAGTTTAACGAAATTAATAAACACCGGTTAACAGCCGGTTTAAATAATAGTGTAAATAACGTACAGCTTAACGTTGCATTCTCAAGTGTTGACTTGGCGCACGCTAAGGCAGCTCTTAATAACAATGGCTTCAGCATCACAAAAACCAATACCGAGGCCGCATGGAACAACCTGTTTGGCCGTATTAAAGTTAAGGGTGATGCCGGACGCGAGAAGCTGTTCTACTCGTTGCTTTACCGCACTATGCAATCGCCTTATCTGGTATCCGAAAAAGATGGCAGCTACCGGGCAACTGATGGCAGTTTGCAGAAAACCAAAGGTGAAATTTACAACGGCTGGGCCATATGGGATAACTACCGCACACAGTTGCCTTTGCTGGCCATGCTTTTTCCCGATAAGTACAAGCACATGGTAACCTCCATTGCCAACATGTACAAGTATGGCAAAAAAGACTATGCCACCCAGCACGAGCCCTCTAACACCGTACGCACCGAACATGCCATTGTGGTGTTGCTGGACGCTTACCGTAAAGGGTTCGATGTTGATTTTAAAGGCATCACCGATTCACTGATTGCCGATGTAGACAGGCTCGATTTTACCCATCCCGACAAGGCGCTGGAGTCGAGTTATGACGTGTGGGCATTATCGCAAATCCTCAAAATTACCGGTAAAACCGAGCTGAGCGTTAAATACCAACAAAAAGCACTTCAATACAAAGAGTATTGGAACAAAGATTTTAAAGACCTGACTAAGCCCGATGTAGACAAGGTATCGGCACGGGCTATGTACCAGGGTACCATTTGGCAATACCGCTGGCTGGTGCCGTTTGATAGCAAGGGTTTAATAGAACTAATGGGTGGTGAAGAAGGCTACCTGAAAGAGTTGAATACTTTCTTCGACAACGATTATTACACCCACGCCAACGAACCCGATATACAGGCCCCGCTCATGTACAATTTTACTTCGCAGCCCTGGAAATCGCAAAACCTGGTGCAGAAGTACGCCGTTGACACCGTGGTGCAATACTACTTTAATGATAACAGCCGTGGCATCGACCCATTTGTGGATGTCATCTACCAAAACAAACCCGATACCTACCAACGCACCATGGATGATGATGCCGGTGCGATGTCGGGCTGGTATGTGTTTGCTGCTACGGGCGTGTTCCCGGCTTGTAGTGGCTGGCCGGTTTATTATTTAAGTGTGCCCCTGTTTAACGAGGTGCAGCTTAACGGTGCAGGCAAGGCTTTCACTATAAAAGTTGAAAACTTTGGCGCGAAAAACCGCTACATACAATCGGCTACATTGAACGGCAAACCCCTTAACCGCAACTGGCTAACCCACGACGAAATTATGAAGGGCGGAACGCTGATAATAACCGCATCGGCCCAGCCTAACAAAAGCTTCGGTACGCAAAACCAATGGGTATCATCTGTTGATATGCAATAA
- the hisS gene encoding histidine--tRNA ligase → MASVKPSVPKGMRDFSPAEMVKRNYIFDTIKSVFRKYGYQQIETPTMENSATLMGKYGDEGDRLIFKVLNSGDYLSDHQLYSQTMRLIANGGNKDSSNADLALNPLSDPIKEDRAQHLLSINQITPRISEKALRYDLTVPFARYVVQHQNEITFPFKRFQVQPVWRADRPQKGRYREFYQCDADVVGSDSLLNEAEFILIYDEALTKLGLTDFTIKINNRKILAGIAEIIGKPELIVDMTVAIDKLDKIGLDGVVNELLTKGFTQEDIDRLEPVILLEGANAEKLDKLKTILASSDIGLKGIAELEVIFTYLQSFSLQKATVELDITLARGLNYYTGAIFEVKTNETYMGSIGGGGRYDDLTGMFGLKGLTGAGISFGADRIYDVLEELKLFPEASNQTTKVLIVPFDSAAEAYALPLLQQLRTSGINAELYPAGAKIKKQLDYANNKNIPYVVVIGSDEVQSGQLTFKNMQSGEQQKVGFGEILEAVK, encoded by the coding sequence ATGGCTTCTGTTAAACCCTCGGTACCTAAGGGCATGCGCGATTTTTCGCCGGCCGAAATGGTAAAACGCAATTATATTTTCGACACCATTAAATCAGTTTTCCGCAAATACGGCTACCAACAAATTGAAACCCCGACCATGGAAAACTCAGCCACATTGATGGGCAAGTATGGCGATGAGGGAGATAGATTGATATTTAAGGTATTAAATAGTGGTGATTATTTGAGTGACCATCAGCTTTACTCACAAACTATGAGACTAATTGCTAATGGAGGTAATAAAGATTCATCTAATGCAGATTTAGCACTAAACCCGCTTTCTGATCCAATAAAAGAAGATAGAGCACAACACTTGCTTTCTATAAATCAAATCACTCCAAGAATCTCCGAAAAAGCCCTCCGTTACGACTTAACCGTACCTTTTGCCCGTTACGTGGTTCAGCACCAAAACGAAATAACTTTTCCGTTCAAGCGTTTCCAGGTGCAGCCGGTTTGGCGTGCCGACAGGCCGCAAAAAGGCCGCTACCGCGAGTTTTACCAATGTGATGCCGATGTGGTGGGTTCTGACTCGTTACTGAACGAGGCCGAATTTATATTGATATACGATGAAGCCCTGACCAAGCTTGGCCTTACCGATTTTACCATCAAAATAAACAACCGCAAAATACTGGCCGGTATTGCCGAAATTATTGGCAAGCCCGAACTGATTGTGGACATGACCGTAGCCATTGATAAGCTCGACAAAATTGGCCTCGATGGCGTGGTAAACGAACTATTGACCAAAGGTTTTACCCAGGAAGATATTGACCGTTTAGAACCGGTAATATTATTAGAAGGTGCCAATGCCGAAAAACTGGACAAGCTGAAAACCATTCTTGCATCATCTGATATTGGCTTAAAAGGTATTGCCGAACTGGAAGTGATTTTTACTTATCTGCAAAGCTTCAGCCTGCAAAAGGCAACTGTTGAACTGGATATTACCCTGGCGCGCGGACTGAACTATTACACCGGTGCCATCTTCGAAGTAAAAACCAACGAAACCTATATGGGCAGCATTGGCGGCGGCGGCCGTTATGACGACCTCACCGGCATGTTTGGCCTCAAAGGCTTAACCGGTGCCGGCATCTCCTTTGGTGCCGACCGTATTTACGACGTACTCGAAGAACTCAAACTCTTCCCCGAAGCCAGCAATCAAACCACTAAAGTATTAATTGTGCCCTTTGATTCAGCAGCCGAGGCTTATGCCTTGCCTCTGTTACAGCAATTACGTACTTCAGGAATAAATGCCGAACTATACCCGGCCGGGGCTAAAATCAAAAAACAACTCGATTACGCCAACAATAAAAACATCCCTTACGTAGTTGTGATTGGCAGCGATGAGGTACAAAGCGGCCAACTCACTTTTAAAAACATGCAAAGTGGCGAGCAGCAAAAAGTTGGGTTTGGAGAGATATTGGAAGCGGTTAAATAA
- a CDS encoding SusC/RagA family TonB-linked outer membrane protein — protein MNKKITSNLLKSTLNSFCLLLLFISCFTVPAATFAKAGTTLPPVTGTVTDEDNQPIAGASVHIKSSTQGTTTDANGHYTMNVEKGTVLVFSFIGYLNQEVTVGDGPINVKLKVQYNKLNEVVAIGYQTMRKSDVTGAVSSVKSSELNLAAPTLGQALVGKVAGVQVSQTSGAPYQSTKIRVRGIGSFNASSDPLYVVDGYPANNDVYINPEDIESVDILKDAASAAIYGSRASGGVVLITTKRGKEGKGRFEYNLQVGSDQLAHKVKLLNADDFAQLVIDGRNNAYRDLWENAGKVWNDAMYSDANATRVTNVGNAGSVQIPTYLYNFATQSLIPQTVNTDWQDELYRNAFFQKHTLSFSGSNSGTRYYVSGGYQNQQGIILTSGQERYNFRSNISSDINKRLHVDANVSYTSNYNREIQEGRFDHGPILGALIYMPFFPAYNADGSLATNAAAAQSAAFGFQSIENPVALATRTKISRKGYRTNINGAASYKIFDDLTFKANLGTNTYNEKYDYYLPTSLSSGANAPGSTQAIAAATATAQSTTITDQLAEFTLNYVKKFGEHNFDVLGGYTIQKNMRDAISVTAKGFQNDNVTEITGKGADAAFFTLNGGPTGKSNFTLLSYFGRVAYNYAGKYYLTGSFRADGSSRFGPENKYGYFPSVSAGWNVSQEPFYHDLLGEQSTVKLRASWGVSGNYNIGNYGYFQTLASPTGVVFGNSSTVATATYPNGIADGKLSWETTSQYNFGADIGLFKGRLSIIANYYQSYSTDLLYNQPISAISGSTTILTNLRNSEIRNRGFDFQLDGRAVSVKDFNLNLSGNISINRNMVTKLSGNNTIIINGAERSYLTNITQQGQPVGMFYGFKVAGIVTPDKLGKVAPSASQSNPLRVGDLYFEDTDGNGIVNDADKTVIGNPYPDFTYGFAINASYKKN, from the coding sequence ATGAATAAAAAGATTACTTCCAATCTTTTGAAATCCACTTTGAACAGTTTTTGCTTATTGCTACTGTTCATATCGTGCTTCACTGTTCCTGCTGCAACATTTGCCAAAGCAGGAACCACTCTTCCCCCGGTTACCGGTACCGTTACCGATGAAGACAACCAGCCTATTGCAGGTGCATCGGTACATATTAAAAGCTCAACCCAGGGAACTACTACTGATGCCAATGGGCATTACACCATGAATGTTGAAAAAGGCACCGTGCTGGTATTTAGCTTTATTGGTTACTTAAACCAGGAAGTTACCGTAGGCGATGGCCCTATTAACGTTAAACTTAAAGTACAATACAATAAACTAAACGAGGTGGTAGCCATTGGTTACCAAACCATGCGCAAAAGCGATGTTACGGGTGCCGTATCGAGCGTAAAATCAAGCGAACTTAATTTGGCCGCCCCTACACTGGGTCAGGCCCTGGTAGGTAAGGTTGCTGGTGTGCAGGTATCGCAAACTTCGGGTGCGCCTTACCAAAGCACTAAAATACGCGTACGGGGTATTGGCTCTTTCAATGCCAGTTCTGACCCGCTTTATGTTGTGGATGGCTACCCGGCCAATAATGATGTTTACATCAATCCTGAGGATATTGAATCGGTAGATATATTAAAGGATGCGGCATCGGCTGCCATTTACGGTTCGCGTGCATCAGGTGGTGTGGTATTAATTACCACCAAGCGCGGCAAAGAGGGCAAAGGCAGGTTTGAGTACAACCTGCAAGTAGGAAGCGATCAGCTGGCCCATAAAGTAAAACTTTTAAACGCTGATGATTTTGCCCAGTTGGTAATTGATGGCCGCAACAATGCTTACCGCGACCTTTGGGAAAACGCTGGCAAAGTATGGAATGATGCCATGTACTCTGATGCTAATGCAACCCGTGTTACCAACGTAGGCAATGCAGGCAGCGTACAAATACCTACATACCTGTACAACTTTGCTACACAATCGCTTATTCCGCAAACGGTTAATACCGATTGGCAGGATGAACTTTACCGTAATGCCTTTTTTCAAAAACATACCCTTTCGTTTTCGGGCAGCAATAGTGGTACACGCTATTATGTAAGCGGTGGTTACCAAAACCAGCAAGGTATCATTTTAACCTCGGGGCAGGAGCGTTACAATTTCAGGTCTAATATTTCATCAGATATTAATAAACGCCTGCATGTTGATGCCAACGTATCATACACCTCAAACTATAACCGGGAGATACAGGAAGGCCGTTTTGACCACGGACCTATTTTGGGCGCGCTAATTTACATGCCATTCTTCCCTGCTTATAATGCCGACGGCTCGTTGGCTACCAACGCAGCGGCTGCACAATCGGCCGCCTTTGGTTTTCAGAGCATCGAAAACCCTGTTGCGCTGGCAACCCGTACCAAAATTAGCCGCAAAGGTTATCGTACCAATATTAATGGTGCAGCCAGCTACAAAATATTTGATGATCTTACGTTTAAAGCTAACCTGGGTACCAATACCTATAACGAAAAATATGATTACTACCTGCCTACCAGCTTAAGCAGCGGTGCTAACGCCCCGGGCTCAACTCAGGCTATTGCAGCAGCTACCGCTACGGCACAAAGCACTACCATAACCGACCAATTAGCCGAGTTTACCCTCAACTACGTTAAAAAGTTTGGCGAGCACAACTTTGATGTGTTAGGTGGTTATACCATTCAAAAAAACATGCGCGATGCCATAAGCGTTACCGCTAAAGGTTTCCAGAATGATAACGTGACCGAAATTACAGGTAAAGGTGCCGATGCCGCTTTCTTTACTCTAAACGGTGGTCCTACCGGTAAATCAAACTTTACCCTGTTGTCATACTTTGGTCGCGTAGCATACAACTATGCCGGTAAATATTATTTAACCGGTTCGTTCCGTGCCGATGGTTCATCGCGTTTTGGTCCCGAAAACAAATACGGTTATTTCCCATCGGTATCTGCCGGCTGGAATGTTTCGCAGGAGCCATTTTATCATGATCTGCTGGGCGAGCAATCAACCGTTAAATTACGCGCAAGTTGGGGTGTAAGTGGTAACTACAACATTGGTAACTATGGCTATTTTCAAACCCTGGCCAGCCCAACAGGTGTGGTTTTTGGTAACTCCAGCACTGTGGCAACGGCAACTTATCCAAATGGTATTGCCGATGGCAAGCTGAGCTGGGAAACTACTTCGCAATATAACTTTGGTGCCGATATAGGTTTATTTAAAGGCCGCTTATCCATCATCGCCAACTATTACCAAAGTTACTCAACTGATCTGTTGTACAACCAGCCAATTTCGGCAATATCGGGCAGTACAACTATATTAACCAACCTGCGCAATTCCGAAATACGTAACCGCGGTTTCGATTTTCAGCTGGATGGCCGTGCCGTTAGTGTAAAAGATTTTAACCTTAACCTGAGCGGTAATATATCTATTAACCGTAATATGGTTACCAAGCTAAGCGGTAACAATACCATCATCATCAACGGTGCCGAGCGTTCGTACTTAACTAATATTACCCAGCAAGGTCAGCCGGTGGGTATGTTTTACGGCTTTAAGGTTGCCGGCATAGTAACGCCCGATAAGTTGGGCAAAGTTGCCCCTTCGGCATCACAATCAAACCCGCTTCGCGTAGGCGATTTGTACTTTGAAGATACCGACGGCAATGGCATTGTTAACGATGCCGACAAAACCGTTATTGGTAACCCATACCCTGATTTTACTTATGGTTTTGCCATTAATGCCTCTTACAAAAAAAATTGA
- a CDS encoding RagB/SusD family nutrient uptake outer membrane protein, with translation MKKKFINTAFAAALILLSASCKKEFLEQKDPNAIELATSFRTPDDVLSAVNGIYQSLRSSNNIGENSGLWTDERSDDTGRNDNQSNAGEPFQFGDFSILPSNTYLKSHWVSLYNTVARANTVLSNIDKVTFADANIKQQYTAEAKFLRAIAYFHLVRTWGDVPLVTKQLITPEEVAENTFRTKQAAVYAQIVADLKDALNSNLPNLQTGAGIGRTSKAAINATLGQVYLTMATTQDQANRQSNLNDAKTYLLAAYNVRTFGALSTIPYTDVFDVSKKATCPELIWQIVNKQGDPTYSSSIAANNQATGENINSLKVVTGVGGNVTPDLIKDYETNDPRMAFSVKFANASAVRDYFITKFRDTSPAASALGYGGNDWILIRYADVILMLAEVSNLLGDTAGAIQYLDMVRARAGVPLYAVASATPAYSAKYPTLKLAILHERRVELAFEHHRWFDLLRTFTTEELVNYFKSKAQADFGIAKLANFSTKDRYYPIPFDEVKLDPVKMYQNEGYK, from the coding sequence ATGAAAAAGAAATTTATAAATACCGCATTTGCCGCAGCCTTAATACTGCTGTCGGCCTCGTGCAAAAAAGAGTTCTTAGAACAAAAAGACCCTAACGCTATCGAACTGGCCACGAGCTTTCGTACACCTGATGATGTTTTGAGTGCAGTGAATGGCATATATCAATCATTACGTAGCAGTAATAATATTGGCGAAAACAGTGGCCTCTGGACCGATGAGCGCTCAGACGATACCGGCCGTAACGATAACCAGAGCAACGCCGGCGAACCCTTCCAGTTTGGCGATTTTTCGATACTGCCCAGCAATACCTATCTTAAAAGTCATTGGGTATCGCTGTACAATACGGTTGCGCGTGCCAATACCGTGCTATCAAATATTGATAAGGTAACCTTTGCCGATGCCAATATTAAACAGCAATATACTGCCGAAGCCAAGTTTTTGCGTGCCATTGCCTATTTTCATTTGGTGCGCACCTGGGGCGATGTGCCTTTGGTAACCAAACAGCTTATCACCCCCGAAGAGGTTGCCGAAAATACCTTCCGCACCAAGCAGGCCGCAGTTTACGCACAGATAGTGGCCGATTTAAAAGATGCCCTTAACAGCAACCTGCCCAACCTACAAACCGGCGCAGGCATTGGCCGCACATCAAAAGCAGCTATAAACGCTACACTGGGCCAGGTTTACCTAACCATGGCTACCACGCAAGATCAGGCTAACCGCCAAAGCAACTTAAATGATGCTAAAACATACCTGTTAGCAGCATACAACGTACGTACATTTGGTGCGCTAAGCACAATTCCGTACACCGATGTTTTTGATGTAAGCAAAAAAGCCACCTGCCCCGAACTTATATGGCAAATTGTAAACAAGCAGGGCGACCCTACTTATAGCTCATCAATTGCGGCCAACAACCAGGCCACCGGCGAAAATATCAATTCATTAAAAGTGGTTACAGGCGTAGGCGGTAACGTAACCCCCGATTTAATAAAGGATTACGAAACCAACGACCCGCGTATGGCCTTTTCGGTAAAGTTTGCCAATGCATCGGCAGTACGAGATTACTTTATCACCAAGTTTAGAGATACCAGCCCGGCAGCTTCGGCCCTGGGTTACGGTGGCAACGATTGGATTTTAATACGTTATGCTGATGTTATACTGATGCTGGCCGAGGTAAGCAACTTATTGGGCGATACTGCAGGTGCTATTCAGTATTTGGATATGGTACGTGCCCGTGCAGGTGTGCCTTTATATGCGGTTGCATCGGCTACGCCGGCTTACAGTGCTAAATATCCAACATTAAAGCTGGCTATTTTACACGAGCGACGCGTTGAACTGGCTTTTGAGCACCACCGTTGGTTTGATTTACTGCGCACCTTTACTACCGAGGAGCTGGTAAATTACTTCAAGAGTAAAGCGCAGGCCGATTTTGGTATAGCCAAGCTGGCCAACTTTAGTACAAAAGACCGTTACTACCCTATACCGTTTGATGAGGTTAAACTCGACCCGGTAAAAATGTACCAAAACGAGGGTTATAAATAA